The Montipora capricornis isolate CH-2021 chromosome 3, ASM3666992v2, whole genome shotgun sequence genome window below encodes:
- the LOC138042534 gene encoding uncharacterized protein isoform X2: protein MSEACQSCVCGHVFEDAKQIGGKRFSEYRARLYTRLENKRQKQLTRQKRKLPEDSEAKPQPLKERKTNIDENRIPTPDMKPMTLSLGPKRFHRRIKGKRISRQIKAASSGAAIVPPELASRLPNALQEINRRLTGQNLMWWIMKLQ, encoded by the exons ATGTCAGAAGCGTGCCAGTCATGCGTGTGTGGTCACGTGTTTGAAGATGCAAAACAGATTGGTGGAAAGCGTTTCTCGG AATATCGTGCAAGGCTGTACACACGACTAGAAAACAAGAGACAAAAACAGCTGACtcgacaaaaaagaaaactgccAGAGGATTCAGAGGCGAAGCCACAACCACTCAAAGAGCGCAAG ACCAACATCGACGAAAATAGAATTCCTACTCCAGATATGAAACCAATGACCCTCTCACTTGGCCCCAAACGTTTTCATCGAAGAATAAAAGGAAAACGAATCTCGCGCCAAATAAAAGCGGCATCGAGTGGAGCAGCCATCGTGCCCCCGGAACTAGCGTCAAGGCTTCCTAACGCTCTGCAGGAAATTAACAGAAGATTGACAGGACAGAACTTAATGTGGTGGATTATGAAATTACAGTAG
- the LOC138042534 gene encoding uncharacterized protein isoform X1 has product MNMVLRQCLACNAAMSEACQSCVCGHVFEDAKQIGGKRFSEYRARLYTRLENKRQKQLTRQKRKLPEDSEAKPQPLKERKTNIDENRIPTPDMKPMTLSLGPKRFHRRIKGKRISRQIKAASSGAAIVPPELASRLPNALQEINRRLTGQNLMWWIMKLQ; this is encoded by the exons ATGTCAGAAGCGTGCCAGTCATGCGTGTGTGGTCACGTGTTTGAAGATGCAAAACAGATTGGTGGAAAGCGTTTCTCGG AATATCGTGCAAGGCTGTACACACGACTAGAAAACAAGAGACAAAAACAGCTGACtcgacaaaaaagaaaactgccAGAGGATTCAGAGGCGAAGCCACAACCACTCAAAGAGCGCAAG ACCAACATCGACGAAAATAGAATTCCTACTCCAGATATGAAACCAATGACCCTCTCACTTGGCCCCAAACGTTTTCATCGAAGAATAAAAGGAAAACGAATCTCGCGCCAAATAAAAGCGGCATCGAGTGGAGCAGCCATCGTGCCCCCGGAACTAGCGTCAAGGCTTCCTAACGCTCTGCAGGAAATTAACAGAAGATTGACAGGACAGAACTTAATGTGGTGGATTATGAAATTACAGTAG